A genomic window from Candidatus Pelagisphaera phototrophica includes:
- a CDS encoding sugar ABC transporter ATP-binding protein, with product MPPLLQLSQVSKSFGVVQALSKVDFEISAGEIVGLIGENGAGKSTLMKILGGIHPPSTGQIRFNKAPVTIQGAKAAEQLGISFVHQELNLLDNIDIAGNIFLAREPRRFGCIDQGVLHKMALPILEELGLHLDPRTSVSRLTNGQQQLVEIAKALSMDAKLLILDEPTSSLSIQEADTLLNLVKKMKGQGMAIIFISHRLSEVEKIADRVVGLRDGENAGELNAEDISRDRMISMMIGRDLSEVYPESNPVNTETVFSVENFSTRRWPKGNASFSVRAGEILGIAGLVGAGRSELAQALFGVDSSPSGTMSVNGQPLTRGKVKEAIANGVFLAPEDRKASGLILEMTIRENMTLNSLSQFSRHSRIEFKSERIRTDEWLREFGVKAPTVELPVSSLSGGNQQKVVLSKWMTLAPKVMIFDEPTRGIDMGARQEIYQAIVRLAETGCAILMISSDMEELLGMSHRIAVMREGTLSGILDRDAFSEKAIMTLAVQQSITTSTS from the coding sequence TTGCCCCCTCTCCTCCAACTATCCCAAGTTTCGAAATCCTTCGGAGTCGTCCAGGCACTTTCGAAAGTAGATTTTGAGATATCGGCAGGAGAAATCGTCGGCCTGATTGGGGAAAACGGGGCCGGCAAATCAACCCTCATGAAAATCCTCGGTGGTATTCACCCGCCGAGCACTGGCCAAATACGCTTCAATAAGGCCCCTGTAACCATTCAAGGAGCGAAAGCGGCGGAACAGCTCGGCATCAGCTTCGTTCATCAAGAACTCAACCTGCTCGACAACATAGATATCGCGGGGAACATTTTCCTGGCTCGCGAACCCAGACGCTTCGGTTGCATAGATCAGGGGGTGCTACATAAAATGGCCCTGCCCATTCTCGAAGAGCTCGGGCTCCATCTGGATCCACGAACTTCCGTCTCTCGATTGACAAATGGCCAGCAACAACTGGTGGAAATCGCCAAGGCATTGTCGATGGATGCCAAACTTCTGATTCTGGACGAGCCCACTTCAAGCCTTTCTATCCAAGAAGCCGATACACTCTTAAATTTGGTGAAGAAAATGAAGGGTCAAGGCATGGCGATCATTTTCATTTCGCATCGATTGTCGGAGGTCGAGAAAATCGCCGATCGAGTGGTCGGTCTTCGCGATGGAGAAAACGCGGGTGAACTGAACGCTGAAGATATCAGTCGGGATCGAATGATCTCTATGATGATTGGCCGTGACTTGAGCGAAGTGTATCCAGAAAGCAATCCGGTTAATACCGAAACTGTCTTTTCAGTTGAAAACTTCAGCACTCGAAGATGGCCCAAAGGCAATGCTAGTTTTTCGGTCCGAGCCGGAGAAATCCTTGGCATAGCAGGTCTTGTAGGGGCCGGTCGATCAGAGCTTGCTCAAGCCTTGTTTGGCGTCGATTCCTCGCCCTCCGGGACGATGTCCGTAAACGGGCAACCGCTTACCCGAGGAAAAGTAAAAGAGGCGATCGCTAATGGCGTCTTCCTCGCCCCCGAGGATCGCAAAGCCAGCGGATTGATTCTGGAGATGACCATCCGTGAGAACATGACCCTAAATTCGCTCAGCCAGTTTAGCAGACACTCTCGTATCGAATTCAAATCCGAGCGGATCCGAACAGATGAATGGCTACGGGAATTCGGCGTTAAGGCTCCGACTGTCGAACTACCCGTATCCAGTCTTAGCGGAGGAAATCAGCAAAAGGTTGTCCTTTCAAAATGGATGACTCTTGCCCCCAAAGTAATGATCTTCGACGAACCCACACGCGGAATTGACATGGGGGCCAGGCAAGAAATTTACCAGGCGATCGTCCGTCTAGCCGAGACGGGGTGCGCCATTCTGATGATCTCCAGCGACATGGAGGAACTTCTTGGCATGAGTCATCGGATTGCCGTCATGCGCGAAGGGACGTTGTCAGGCATTCTTGATCGGGACGCATTTTCAGAGAAAGCCATCATGACCCTGGCCGTACAGCAGAGTATCACAACGAGCACTTCCTAA
- a CDS encoding sugar-binding protein: MQYIKTITSIALLSLVACSGPDDTSTSSIKKTKLCFITNVSADFWTYAEAGAKAAERDFGDIEALFRTGDGTTTKQKQIVDDLLVSGVKGVAISPTSAKNQIRMINEWATDTPLITVDSDSPDSDRICYLGTDNIEAGRQCGELVKEALPNGGKIMVFVGIKDMQNSIERFQGLKEAVAGSGIEVVDLRTDGGDASKARANAEDALTAHPDLAGMVGLWGYNPPACLEAVRAAGLIGKVQIIAFDESPKTLEGIDAGEIHGTVIQNPYQFGYDSMALLRELVLEGKSPNEAGIPENKIIHVATRVLRKGEGLKYKAQCDTWKASIAN; the protein is encoded by the coding sequence ATGCAATACATCAAAACAATCACCTCAATCGCCCTACTTTCCCTAGTAGCGTGTAGTGGACCAGACGATACTAGCACCTCCAGCATCAAAAAAACGAAGCTTTGTTTCATCACTAATGTGTCCGCAGACTTCTGGACCTACGCGGAAGCAGGAGCGAAAGCCGCCGAAAGGGATTTCGGAGACATCGAAGCGTTGTTTCGCACCGGCGACGGAACCACGACCAAACAAAAGCAGATTGTCGATGATCTATTGGTAAGCGGAGTGAAAGGCGTAGCCATAAGCCCTACGAGCGCGAAGAATCAAATACGGATGATCAATGAATGGGCAACCGATACCCCTTTGATCACCGTCGACAGCGATTCTCCAGATTCTGACCGAATTTGCTACTTGGGAACTGATAACATAGAAGCGGGACGGCAATGCGGCGAACTGGTCAAGGAAGCACTCCCAAATGGAGGAAAAATAATGGTTTTTGTCGGAATTAAAGACATGCAAAACTCAATTGAGCGATTCCAAGGGCTAAAAGAAGCCGTAGCGGGATCCGGAATCGAAGTAGTCGATCTGCGCACTGATGGGGGGGACGCCTCTAAAGCGAGAGCCAATGCGGAAGACGCACTTACCGCCCATCCTGATCTTGCCGGAATGGTCGGTCTATGGGGATACAACCCACCCGCATGCCTAGAGGCCGTTCGGGCCGCAGGCTTGATTGGGAAAGTCCAGATCATCGCATTCGACGAATCGCCAAAAACCCTTGAAGGGATCGATGCCGGAGAGATACACGGCACGGTTATTCAAAACCCCTATCAATTCGGCTACGACTCAATGGCCTTGCTTCGCGAGTTGGTGCTCGAAGGAAAATCACCGAACGAAGCCGGTATTCCTGAGAACAAAATCATTCACGTGGCCACTCGAGTGCTCCGTAAAGGCGAAGGGCTTAAATACAAGGCCCAATGTGACACTTGGAAAGCATCGATCGCCAACTGA
- a CDS encoding tripartite tricarboxylate transporter permease produces the protein MQEAIQLLFNPTGLFLILLGTSLGVFVGAIPGLTGTMLIALVLPLTYGANPQYALTLLISIYVGAISGGMVTATLLRMPGTPASIVTTFDGYPMAQKGQPERALGLAVMASFVGGVISWGFLVLLAKPIATLSTKFGPFEYFTLVLMALVLIASIGGKSLSKSLLSGFLGILLSMPGIAAATGQSRLTFGINALNDGFKLLPVLIGLFAINQIFRDIINSKKKSQTKEIETKGLSLKLADFRRQGLNMIRSSVIGTWIGLLPGIGANIGSVAAYTVAKNSSKTPEKFGTGHDEGIVSAEAANNATIGGALIPLVAMGLPGSVVEAVLLGALVVHGLQPGPRLFGEHPEMVYTIMGAMLLANIAMAMIMGFSMRWLARISRIPSSYLLPVILVFCVIGSFALSNRIFDIWVMVAFGGLGFFLESKKIPLAPFVIGFVLGPIAEDNLSAGLMATNGSWLPIVTRPISIAFLAVSLAMLILPMLKKKGPGSNNEPLVSE, from the coding sequence ATGCAAGAAGCCATTCAACTGCTCTTTAATCCTACCGGCCTTTTTCTGATACTCCTCGGTACCTCACTCGGCGTATTTGTGGGAGCAATACCCGGCCTGACAGGGACGATGCTGATTGCTCTCGTATTGCCACTTACCTATGGAGCAAACCCCCAGTACGCCCTCACTTTGCTGATTAGCATCTATGTCGGCGCGATTAGCGGTGGAATGGTCACGGCGACGCTTCTTCGCATGCCGGGAACCCCCGCATCGATCGTGACAACTTTCGATGGCTATCCGATGGCTCAAAAGGGGCAGCCTGAAAGGGCGCTCGGGCTGGCGGTTATGGCATCCTTTGTGGGGGGAGTGATTTCGTGGGGATTCCTGGTTCTCTTGGCGAAACCCATTGCTACTCTCTCTACCAAGTTTGGGCCCTTTGAGTATTTTACGCTGGTTCTGATGGCCTTGGTCCTGATCGCTAGTATAGGTGGCAAGTCGCTGTCGAAATCGCTGCTATCCGGATTCCTCGGCATACTGCTCTCTATGCCGGGCATCGCGGCAGCGACGGGCCAGTCTCGACTTACGTTTGGCATCAACGCATTGAATGACGGCTTCAAGCTACTCCCAGTCTTGATTGGGCTGTTCGCTATCAACCAGATTTTCAGGGACATCATTAATTCGAAAAAGAAGTCCCAAACGAAGGAGATCGAAACTAAGGGGCTTTCCTTGAAACTAGCGGATTTTCGCCGACAGGGTCTCAATATGATTCGTTCCTCTGTCATTGGAACTTGGATAGGGCTTCTTCCGGGGATTGGGGCGAACATCGGTTCGGTCGCGGCGTACACAGTTGCCAAGAATTCGTCCAAGACACCGGAGAAGTTTGGTACGGGTCACGACGAAGGGATCGTATCCGCTGAAGCCGCTAACAATGCGACGATCGGGGGAGCACTCATTCCCTTGGTGGCGATGGGGCTTCCCGGTTCGGTGGTGGAAGCGGTCCTCCTCGGAGCGCTTGTAGTCCATGGCCTGCAACCCGGGCCGCGCCTTTTTGGAGAGCATCCGGAGATGGTCTACACTATTATGGGGGCGATGCTCTTGGCCAATATTGCTATGGCCATGATCATGGGCTTTTCTATGCGTTGGCTTGCAAGGATTTCGAGGATCCCTAGTTCCTATCTATTACCTGTCATATTGGTATTCTGTGTAATTGGTTCGTTTGCGCTCTCGAACCGCATTTTCGACATATGGGTTATGGTCGCTTTTGGAGGGCTGGGCTTCTTTCTCGAATCGAAGAAGATACCTCTGGCTCCTTTCGTCATCGGCTTCGTCTTGGGCCCGATCGCAGAGGACAATCTCTCTGCGGGGTTGATGGCGACGAACGGTTCTTGGCTCCCGATAGTTACGCGCCCCATTTCGATTGCCTTTCTAGCCGTTTCATTGGCGATGCTCATCCTTCCTATGCTCAAGAAAAAGGGCCCCGGCTCCAACAACGAACCCCTCGTCTCCGAATGA
- a CDS encoding tripartite tricarboxylate transporter substrate-binding protein, producing the protein MSSSRTLFSIVSSVLICGLLGWNALNWRSGSGSLQFPNQPIQVVVPYSAGGGTDTFVRIIEKSIAANEKFTQPFVILNQPGGGSTIGGRYVMGSRPDGYRLLCNNDALIAAQLAGIANFGYEELTPVAQLGTMSLVLIVREDSPYQGLRSLLEAAKKNPNSVRFGADIGSPAYFYAKELEETSPGSRFNYISTGGGQKRYSHILGGHLDVGIFSVGEFVGYRSPEGTPKDQNIKAIAILTAERNPGVPEVSTATEQGFAIDNGNSYYWFAPKGTPQAAVDKLREILYAARQDPTVAAELKKLSITPDYRVGEELDRYLQVKKESLKRFAVSPPAGLPDFPAWVIGILLCLAALVFLKYGGNHIKTSDTDSENSKLAILIVAILLTYIICLQLGVSYVYATIPAIFLIGINLAEWNKQKLLPVAQLSILFSLGSEFVFTVIFSVPLP; encoded by the coding sequence ATGAGCTCCAGCAGAACACTTTTTTCGATCGTGAGCTCGGTTCTCATCTGCGGGCTCCTTGGTTGGAATGCCTTGAATTGGAGAAGTGGTAGCGGTTCATTGCAATTCCCTAACCAGCCAATCCAGGTTGTGGTGCCCTACAGCGCGGGAGGCGGTACTGACACGTTTGTTCGGATCATTGAAAAGTCGATCGCCGCCAACGAGAAGTTCACTCAGCCGTTTGTCATCCTAAACCAGCCTGGGGGCGGATCTACGATTGGAGGAAGATATGTTATGGGTTCCCGACCCGATGGCTACCGACTTTTGTGCAACAACGACGCGCTTATTGCAGCCCAGCTTGCAGGTATCGCAAATTTTGGATACGAAGAGCTTACTCCGGTTGCTCAGCTGGGTACGATGTCCTTGGTTCTGATTGTTCGCGAAGATTCTCCCTACCAAGGGCTCCGCTCCCTTCTCGAAGCGGCCAAGAAAAACCCGAATAGCGTCCGTTTCGGAGCGGACATTGGCTCACCGGCATACTTTTATGCGAAAGAACTCGAAGAGACTAGCCCCGGTAGCCGGTTCAACTATATTTCCACAGGAGGAGGACAAAAGCGATACTCCCACATCTTGGGCGGACATTTGGACGTGGGGATCTTTTCGGTGGGTGAGTTTGTGGGCTATCGTTCGCCCGAAGGTACGCCGAAGGACCAGAACATAAAGGCGATCGCGATTCTCACCGCCGAAAGAAATCCAGGAGTCCCTGAAGTTTCGACCGCAACGGAGCAAGGTTTCGCGATCGACAATGGCAACTCGTACTATTGGTTTGCTCCTAAAGGAACTCCGCAGGCCGCCGTCGACAAACTGCGGGAAATACTCTACGCGGCGAGGCAGGATCCGACTGTGGCAGCCGAGCTTAAGAAGCTTTCCATTACCCCTGACTATCGGGTTGGAGAAGAATTAGATCGGTACTTACAGGTTAAAAAAGAGTCGCTCAAGCGATTTGCGGTTAGCCCTCCAGCGGGATTGCCTGACTTCCCGGCTTGGGTCATTGGAATTTTACTTTGCTTAGCCGCTTTGGTCTTTCTGAAGTATGGAGGCAATCACATCAAAACTTCAGATACAGATTCTGAGAATAGTAAGTTGGCCATCCTCATAGTCGCAATACTGCTCACCTATATTATCTGCCTACAACTGGGCGTCTCCTATGTGTATGCGACGATTCCCGCGATTTTCCTTATTGGAATCAATCTTGCAGAATGGAATAAACAGAAGCTGCTGCCCGTTGCCCAGCTCTCAATCCTGTTTTCCCTAGGCTCCGAGTTTGTCTTTACGGTGATATTTTCCGTGCCGTTGCCTTAG
- a CDS encoding c-type cytochrome domain-containing protein, giving the protein MKSIFILTLYLSFSFTLSAQTTFDYDTDIAPVLEKYCVKCHGPEKQKSGYRLDSYEALMTPGESEEVAIDAGFPMTSPLIEYLLLPPEDEYAMPPEGEDAPSGDEILTVARWIHGGAKSESAGQGKLSLEKLLGESAFPAVERLRTKGAVIDKLAENSSNLVVDLQRLAPKIDASAIEYLKSVGPYVHEFRAALLPSSAKVSEWIGTFENATRLDLSHGKFGDEIVASLNRLGGIKYLNLFGTQLTDAGLKDLQVPKGGQLFLGNTKVENAALVKARADKPNVTIYGNPDVNQTLGITEKAWGNSSTFNPIP; this is encoded by the coding sequence ATGAAATCTATTTTCATACTCACACTTTACCTCAGCTTCTCCTTCACACTGTCTGCCCAAACAACTTTCGATTACGATACTGATATCGCTCCCGTTCTTGAGAAATACTGCGTTAAGTGCCATGGCCCAGAAAAGCAGAAGAGCGGGTATCGCTTAGACTCTTACGAAGCGCTGATGACTCCAGGCGAAAGTGAGGAAGTCGCCATAGATGCGGGCTTCCCAATGACGAGTCCACTGATCGAATACCTCCTCCTTCCTCCAGAGGATGAATACGCCATGCCGCCAGAGGGTGAGGACGCTCCCAGTGGAGACGAAATTCTAACCGTCGCTCGCTGGATACACGGGGGAGCCAAAAGCGAGTCGGCAGGCCAAGGAAAGCTATCGCTCGAAAAGCTCCTGGGTGAGAGTGCCTTTCCCGCCGTCGAACGGCTCCGAACCAAAGGCGCCGTCATCGACAAGCTAGCAGAAAACTCATCCAACCTTGTAGTAGATCTGCAAAGGCTTGCTCCCAAAATTGACGCTTCTGCCATTGAGTACCTGAAAAGTGTAGGCCCTTATGTACATGAATTCAGAGCTGCGTTGCTTCCTAGTTCTGCCAAGGTTTCTGAGTGGATTGGAACCTTTGAGAATGCCACTCGGCTTGATCTAAGCCATGGCAAATTTGGAGATGAAATTGTCGCCTCCCTAAACCGACTTGGTGGAATCAAGTATCTGAATCTATTTGGGACGCAACTGACGGATGCGGGACTCAAAGATCTGCAAGTGCCGAAAGGCGGTCAGTTATTCTTGGGCAATACGAAAGTGGAAAACGCCGCCTTGGTGAAGGCACGGGCTGACAAGCCAAACGTAACAATCTACGGAAATCCAGACGTCAACCAGACTCTGGGCATTACTGAAAAGGCCTGGGGCAACTCCAGCACGTTTAATCCCATTCCCTAA
- a CDS encoding DUF1501 domain-containing protein — MITRREFLQKSAMGFGTLALSGTMQQDLLGSTMPLYPKTPHFAPKARSVIFLYMDGGVSQVDSFDPKPQLAKENGKKPKFKVDPTVFNNNGNILKSPWEFKHYGESGIPISDLFPHIASCADDLCIIRSMTAFSPNHPNANYALHSGHILSGRPSMGAWASYGLGTLSQNLPSYVVIHGGQVPSGGMQCFGSGFLPANHQGSIFLSQHPVLNNTSFQESSANLQRKKLEYLGEMDGALEARLSHSEAIESAIQNYELAYRMQMEVPDVTNISNESEVTKKLYGIDAPYQNTRSYAAQCIMARRLVERGVRFVELTINPGNGDRWDQHSRLVDGHQKNAMAVDQPIAALIKDLKSRGLLDSTLLVFSGEFGRTPFAQGTNGRDHNPQGFSMWMAGGGIKGGKIYGATDEYGYRVVENKLTVHDMHANMLHLLGIDHTRLTYRFSGRDIRLTDVHGEIIPEILA; from the coding sequence ATGATTACTCGGCGGGAGTTTCTCCAGAAAAGTGCTATGGGATTTGGCACACTCGCGCTGTCCGGCACGATGCAGCAGGATCTCTTAGGCTCAACAATGCCTTTGTATCCTAAAACTCCCCACTTCGCACCCAAAGCGCGTAGCGTTATTTTCCTTTACATGGACGGTGGGGTCTCCCAAGTCGATAGCTTCGACCCTAAGCCCCAATTAGCTAAGGAAAATGGCAAGAAGCCAAAATTCAAAGTAGACCCAACCGTATTCAACAACAACGGCAATATTCTGAAAAGCCCCTGGGAGTTCAAGCACTACGGAGAGAGTGGTATCCCCATTAGCGATCTTTTTCCCCATATCGCGTCCTGTGCGGATGATCTTTGTATCATTCGCTCCATGACGGCATTCTCGCCTAACCATCCCAACGCCAACTACGCTCTGCACAGCGGTCACATTTTGTCTGGACGTCCCAGTATGGGAGCATGGGCCTCCTATGGCCTCGGTACTTTGAGTCAAAACCTTCCCAGCTATGTTGTCATCCACGGGGGGCAAGTCCCTTCCGGGGGCATGCAGTGCTTTGGCAGCGGTTTTCTACCGGCCAATCACCAAGGCTCGATATTCCTCTCCCAGCATCCCGTCCTGAACAACACTTCCTTCCAGGAATCTAGTGCGAATCTACAGAGGAAGAAACTGGAGTATCTCGGCGAAATGGACGGTGCGCTTGAAGCAAGGCTATCGCATTCCGAGGCAATCGAATCAGCGATTCAGAATTACGAGCTTGCCTACCGGATGCAGATGGAGGTCCCAGACGTTACCAATATTTCCAACGAAAGCGAGGTGACTAAAAAACTCTACGGAATTGATGCTCCCTACCAAAACACCCGCTCTTACGCCGCCCAATGCATTATGGCACGAAGGCTCGTTGAGCGAGGCGTTCGCTTTGTAGAGTTGACTATCAATCCCGGGAACGGGGATCGCTGGGACCAGCATAGTAGGCTCGTCGATGGCCATCAAAAAAATGCGATGGCCGTTGATCAGCCAATTGCGGCGCTCATCAAAGACCTCAAGTCACGTGGCCTTCTCGATAGTACGCTGCTCGTATTCAGTGGTGAATTTGGCCGGACGCCTTTTGCTCAAGGCACCAATGGGCGCGACCACAATCCACAAGGATTCAGCATGTGGATGGCCGGTGGCGGAATAAAGGGGGGTAAGATTTATGGAGCTACCGATGAGTACGGCTACCGCGTGGTGGAGAATAAACTAACGGTGCACGACATGCATGCAAATATGCTCCATTTGCTCGGAATCGACCACACTCGCCTCACCTATCGCTTTAGCGGACGCGATATCCGTTTGACTGATGTCCATGGCGAGATCATTCCCGAAATTCTAGCCTAG